Genomic DNA from Candidatus Nitronereus thalassa:
CGATCCACCAAGGGCAATCACTTCAAGACGTCGAGGCTGCCGACCCACTTTCTTCGGTAGCTGCTTCAACTGACGATGTCGGAGTAATACCGAGTCCGTCACTTCACCACAATTCACACACCGATATCCTTGCGCTCTTGAAGATTGGCCATCCATATCCGACAGCAGTTCTTCAACCATGAATCCATTACAACGATGGCATATCATCGTTACTTCCTTTCTTCCCGATCTTCACATCCACGGAACCACAGCCTCCTGGCCTAATACGTTAATTAGCTAGCAATTGAGATGCCAAATGAGGAAAACCACCAAACCCCATTCTCAATACAAAAACCATAAAAATTTCAATGAAGTAGCGGCATCATTGTCACTTGCCTTTGAAAGGACCAGGGTGACACCTCTTCGCTCCGGAACAAGTTGTCCTGAGAAAAGCCTCTTAAAGGAATAAAGGCCCAGACATTCGGAGAATACACGAGGAGTACAACTTGTTACTGGAGAAGAAGTTATGTCTAGCCGAGAATCGGCTAGATGAAGGAAGGAAAACTATGAATTATCGTAATCCGTATTCCTTAAGTTTTCGTTGGAGAGTTTTTCGGTGGATCCCAAGAATCTCGGCCGCTTGGGCTTCATCCCCTTTATAGGCCTCCAGCACTTTTAAAATCTGTTCCCGCTCAAGCTGATCCAAGGTTTTCCACCCGGTATCCTTACCAACCAGCGGGGGAGCTTGGGAAGCAATTGCCGGAGGAAGATCTTCTGGCACAATGGTCGTGTGAGGGGTCAAGACAATGGCCCGTTCGATCGTATGTTCCAATTCCCGCACATTACCTGGCCAATCATATTGCTGAAGCAGAACCATCGCCTTGGGTGAGATGTCCGTGACCTGCTTCGTATTCGTGACTCCATATTTTTGAAGAAAATAGCGGACTAGCAAAGGAATATCATCAGTGCGCTCCCGCAATGAGGGCAACTGTATCGTTACTACATTCAACCGATAATATAAATCCTCTCGAAATTTTCCACTCTTCACGAGTTTGAATAAATCCTTATTGGTCGCGGCCACGACTCGAACATTTACCCCAATAGAATCCTGACCTCCAACCCGACGAATTTCTCGTTCCTGAAGCACCCGGAGAAGTTTACTCTGAAGGGCTGGGGTAATATCCCCGATTTCATCCAAAAAACAGGTCCCTCCATGGGCCATTTCCAATAAGCCCTTTTTGTTCCCGATGGCTCCGGTAAAGGCACCTTTTTCGTGTCCAAATAATTCGCTTTCCAGAAGCGTTTCGGCCAGAGTTCCACAGTCCACCGCCACAAAGGGACCATCATGTCGTTGGCTATTGGAATGTATGGCGCGAGCAATCAATTCCTTCCCGGTGCCACTTTCGCCTTGAATCAAGACCGTACTTTCACTCGGAGCCACGCGAGCCACGAGCTTATATACGGCAACCATTTCTGAACTCTTTCCCTGAAGTTGATCTATCCCTAAGGTGGCCTGTACTTGTTGCTTCAAAGAACGATTTTCTTGAAGAATTTTTTTATGGTCCAAGGCCCGCTTCACCAACAATCGGACTTCATCCAGCACAAAGGGTTTGCTGATATAATCAAATGCTCCGGATTTAATGCCTTCTACCGCCGTCGTCATGCTGCCATACGCCGTTAACAAGATTACCTGAGTATCCGGATGCCGCGATCGGATATTTCCCAATAATTCAATCCCATCCATAATCGGCATTTGAATATCACTCAACACCAGATCCATCACCTGGCCTTCTAGTTGATCCAAGGCCTGTTTCCCATCCTGCGCCGTCTGTACGACATACCCTTCCTTTTCCATGATTTCTTGAAGAAGGTTTCTCGTTTCTGCTTCATCATCTACAACTAGGATCGACGTTTGTGGGGTCATCATGATCTCCTCGTCAGACCTGCAGAGCAATGACAAATGAGGTGCCGGTGCCCGCTTCACTTTTAACAGAAAGCGTACCCCCATGCAGCGTCACAATTTCATTCGCAATCGCAAG
This window encodes:
- a CDS encoding sigma-54 dependent transcriptional regulator, whose protein sequence is MMTPQTSILVVDDEAETRNLLQEIMEKEGYVVQTAQDGKQALDQLEGQVMDLVLSDIQMPIMDGIELLGNIRSRHPDTQVILLTAYGSMTTAVEGIKSGAFDYISKPFVLDEVRLLVKRALDHKKILQENRSLKQQVQATLGIDQLQGKSSEMVAVYKLVARVAPSESTVLIQGESGTGKELIARAIHSNSQRHDGPFVAVDCGTLAETLLESELFGHEKGAFTGAIGNKKGLLEMAHGGTCFLDEIGDITPALQSKLLRVLQEREIRRVGGQDSIGVNVRVVAATNKDLFKLVKSGKFREDLYYRLNVVTIQLPSLRERTDDIPLLVRYFLQKYGVTNTKQVTDISPKAMVLLQQYDWPGNVRELEHTIERAIVLTPHTTIVPEDLPPAIASQAPPLVGKDTGWKTLDQLEREQILKVLEAYKGDEAQAAEILGIHRKTLQRKLKEYGLR